The window AAATATCACCTGCATCCAAGAATCCCATTACAGCATATAAAAAAAATGCTGCAGATAAGAGAAACAGCTTCTTTCTCCGTTCCCGCAGATATGCAAGAAAAGAAATCGCAAAAAGAACTAACGCTAATAAACTCGACACTATTCGGATTATTTGCTCGGGATCGTTGATCATGGACTAAAATTGCCTCCATTATATTCCATCACATAAAAAGTCAAATATTAAAAATTTATAAATCTAAAAAATGCCTGTGGAATAAGGATAATCAACATCTGTAACGAAATTGGCAGGATCTATGGCAGGATTGTATTCTTCCACAGATGCATTTGGTGTGCCTTCTCCAGATAAAGAATTATCGGCACATCCCGCCGCAAATACAGTTACCATTCCAAGAAAAATTAACATTATACTACGTTTCATTGTTTCAAACCATCCCTGAGTAAAACGTACTAAGACTCGTTACGAAATACCCATATGCCTCGAAATGAACCTCGTGACCTGCAGCCAGCAACTCCTTACCCGGTGTGATACAGTGGCTTGTGTGACCGAACCCTTCCCTGCATATGAACATGAGTGCCTTTATATTCTCACCTCGTTGTAAAACTTCGGATAGCTATGAAATAAGCAATAAAAGCCAGTATGATGCCGCCAATCAGATCCGTAATCCAGTGTATTCCAAGATATAATATCGCAAACAGGATGAAAATGGTTGTCAATACTGCAAAAACTTTGTAGCGCTCCAGATCTGTCCTGAAAAGTATGAACAGAGTTGTCACTACCGATATCGAGGCATGCAGACTGGGGAAACAGTTGTTAAGACCGGGATCACAGATAGTTGCTATCCACAAAATGGCAGGATTCATTTGATACAGAAGGGGGACCATACCGGGCAAAACGTGACAGGTAACATTTACCGGAAAAAATATATAAAACGGGTAAGATGCCAGACATATAAACACAAGAGAAATTAAGTACTCTTTAAGAGTTCTGGTGTTCCGGGTGCTCAGGAGTATTATAAATGTAAAGATCAAAAGAAAAGAAAAGCCCAGCAAATAAATGATTCCACTGAAATACGTCAACATTGGAGTCATCAGACTCTGGAAATGATACACTTCAGTTCCTTCCAGCATCAACATATATTGATCACAATTCCGATAAGGTTCGAGGCCCAGAAAATTTGCAATGGCTGTTTTGAAGTTCATAAGCATAAAGATAAAAACCGCCAAAATGGCATAAGGGAGAATTTCTGAAATCCCGGCAGAGTTCGGCATCTTAGAGCTAGATTTGGACTTGAGATTTTTTGGCACGAAAACATAATAGCCAACTGCCATTGAAAAAACCAATGAAATTGCCATCATTAAATCTACTTGATTTGACGAGACCATTTCAATACACCCTCAATTTAGGAATAAATTCATCCTGAAAATATTCAGTTGCTATTATCTTACCTGCTATCACTAATTTTGTCGTTTAAGAAAGATCGAGAGACTTCATTACAGGTATTTGGAATAACATAACTATACGAGGACGACCTATAAATATTCGCAAGGGCAATTTATTCCTAAATACAAAAAAGGCGACTCTCCGCGCTGTTAAATCACATAAGATAATGTTTATTGATCATTTTTTTTGCTTATTTTAAGCAATATTCACTTTTTACTCGGTATCGACCGAAATCAGTGTTTTAAGGAAGCTCCTTCGGAGCTTCCCTGTTTGTTGAGAATTAAATAGTGCATTAAATAAAGAGCTTGTAAATCCTGTTGTGTCTGTAGCGTTTTAAGGTTGGCTTTTTACTTATTTTTCTACTCCATAATGGAGTTTTCGTCTCTTTCCGTCCTGGTCAGGTAGATGACAAGACCCAGGATCATTACGAGGAAAACCGCGCTGGTTCCCATAGTACTCAGAGCAAGCCCACCAGCATCGAGAGGCTGCGACAGATAGTCGCCAAGAGAAGCGCCAAGAGGACGTGTCAGGATGTAGACGATCCAGAAGGCTGACACTGCATTCAGCTTGAAACGGTAGTAGGCGATAGTCACTATCCCTATAAGTGCAGCGAACATGAACGCTGACTTCCAGTAACCCAGGTCGAGACCCTCTGATATAAGGTCACCTGCCGCAGTACCCAGGGAAAATGTGAACAAGATTGCCGACCAGTAGAATGCTTCTCGCCTGGTCGTGTAGATGGAGTGGATGGACAGTGTCTTCTCACTCGCATACCAGACCGCAAATGTCGCCAGCAGCGCGAGGGTGAAGATGATAGTGGTTGTCTCCAGAGCAACCCCATAGTTGTCTACGAGGTTGTCGGTTATCAACGTGCCAACAATACTGATCAGCACGACTGCGAGCCAGTAGATCCCTGGCACGTACTTCTTCGACCTGAACTGGATGAACAGTGCGATGAGCAAGAGCCCACTCATGAGAAGAGTCGTGAGGGTCAAGCCCAGGTTCAGGCTAAAGTTAAGAAAGTCTGCAGCCGTCTCACCCACGGTAGTTGCCATGATCTTGATGATCCAGAAGATGATTGTGACTTCTGGAACTTTCATCAACATCTGCTTACCAATTGAAAAGTCGGATGTGACTTCACAAGAACTTGATGGATTTTTCATATTAACATCCAGTTTCATTTTTGAATCGTTTTTTCTCAGTATTTAGTCTTGTAAAATGCACAAGTCCTCAAAAATATAGTCGCTCTTTTTAATGATTAAGAATATAACGGTTCGGGTACATAATTCGAATATTAGTACAGTATTCGAATGATCAGACAATTCACCTAATTGTAAGAAAATATCTATCTGAAACTTTTGCCTTTTTTAAAACAATTATCAATAGCATCAGCCATAATTCCAGAGGGGTCGTCAAAGTATGGTAAACTCCTCTGACTATATGTTATAAAATTTTCTTACATTTATGCTGCTGATTCAGGAACTCAAAAATTCCGCAAATCATCAGACATCAGGAATCTAAAAACAATCAGAAAAAAATGGATCAATGAAGAGTTACTGAAAATCTGTAGAGTTTAAGCAGAGAAAAATTCCTTAAGTTAAAACAATTTGAATACTGTGCTAATATTCGAATGATGTACCAGAATCATTATTATCAACAGTAACTTAAGACAATTAACACAACGAATATAAAAATATACAAAATGTAGATAAGTTGATCTCTGTAGATCGTAAATCTAACCAGGGCTCATGCTCTTAAGGTACAAAATCAAGCACTATGAGCACTGTGGTTTAAATCCCATTCATGGGTCTTCGGTTAAGAGAATAATCATGATAAATTGCCCAATTTCTGCAACATAGTTCAAAAAAATATATTGATATGAAGTTGGAACAATGCATCGATTTTAGTTTAGGTGTTAGAAATTCGAGACTAATCTTTGCTCTAAAATCGGTAGCATACAGGCAAGAAAATTCCTTAACCGATGACCAATGAATGCAAATTTCATACAGCTATAAAAAGTTGTAGTTTAACAATAGACAGTTGTTATTTATTACCATCATTAATTGTCGGACAGCCTGTAGGTTGGGGTGGCCGCACGCAATTTGATTTGGGCATGTTATTCGAAGAACATCATGTGCGTTTTTTGTCAAAATTAGAATCGAAAGTTAAGATTAATTACATAGACAGCAATCGAAATTAATTTGTAATTAATAAAAATTAGAAAATAAAAAAAGGGCTATTCGTTGTTTTGTGTGGATATCTTCTTAAAAACCAACACGTTCTTGAATTGAAAATCATCTTATCCATCGTGAATGACGAAGATCCAAAAAAAGCCTCAAAATTTGAGGCTTTTTTGAGATATTCTGGAACTATCAAAGTTGAAATTACTTTTCCCACTTAGGATTGTAATCAATCAAAATTAGGGAACTTAATTAAAGCCCCTTTACTCTCAGCAGTCATCATCTCCGTCGCAGCGGTCACCTTTGTCGCGGTGGTCACCTTTGTCATGTCTGTAGTTGTCATCGTCGCAGCAATTATCTTTGTCGCAGCGGTCATGTCTGTGGTTGTCATCGTCGCAGCAGTTATCTGTGTCGCAGCAGTTATCTTTTACGCAGCATTCGTCATCTTTTTCGCAGCATTCTTTTTCGCAGCATTCTTTTTCGCAGCATTCGTCATCTTTTTCGCAGCATTCATCTCTGTCGTCGTGGTTTCTCCAGTTGTGGCTGTCCTCGTCCCAGTATTTATTTCCATCACACCAGTATTGTCCATCCCATTTCCAGCTAGTTTGAGCGTACCACCAGCAGTTTTCCTCCCATCTACAGTTATTCACATCATCCCACCAGCAGTTTCCATCAAATCTACAGCTGTCTTGTATGCAAATTCCTGAGGGATGATAGCTTGGACCGCAATTATCGCAAGCTGATGCTGACACTGCTGTCAACGTTGCCATAAAACAGACTGCAACCAAAATAGCCACAATCTTTTTCATTCCATTAAATGTTTGTTTTCCCATAGTCTTTTATCCTTCAAATTATTTTTATTTTTAATCATATCTCTACTTGATACAATATCAAGCGTGTCAATTTTTCAATCCACTTCCTGTTGACATATACATTTGCTTATTGAAAATTAATTTATTATGGAGATTACTTTACCAATCAGTCATCAAAACCCGTTTCTGAAATAGAATTGGTAAATTCAATCTCCATAGTATATGTCGATGAAAGAGGTCTCAAATTACACAAAAAGAAAATCATTTCCAGAGTATATAATAAATAGAGAAATATAATTAAGAAATTAATATTTAGTTAAACTATATATTATTCAATCTTTCCTTTATATATATGTTCAATTTCGGCATTTGGAACCCTGATTGGATAATTATAAAACGCACATCTCAACAATGTTTTTTTCCCTGAGTTTCTGAATGCCTACTGGGGTATATAAAGTGAAGATCCTTAAGAAAGGCGTTCAAGCAATTATTAAGTTCAATTTTCATGCCATATTAGAACAGGGCATCCAAAATGAATCAATATCAGTTCTTCAATATACATATCTAATTATATGGACATGATGAGAGAAGCGCTTGAATTCATGACCGAGCAATAAAATAAACACTATTGACTGAATGTTATTGATTAGAAAAAGGTGCAGGCGATTGCAGTACATTCTAAGATAAATAGGACTTACACACTTGAAGTACAGAATCAAGTACACTCGGAGTTATGACGGGTACAGTGTTTTAAACAGTTGAAGGTTTAATGCTATCGATTTCTCAGTTCTACCGCGTAACTCCTAATAAAGTATCACTCTGCAATTGAGTGCAGCATTATATTCAAAGTAAATTTACAGCCATTTCCTCAAAAAAACCCTGAAATCCGGATCTTTTAACCTGCAAACCTCTGCGTCTTCTATAACCTCAAAGCCCTCACTTACGCTCTGATGCACCTGTTTTCCGAGGGAGCAGTTTACAAGCTGTTCTTCAAGGAGCCCTTTTGCTGTGGGGTATTTGCGCTGGATTTCAAAGACATATTTTCCATTTTCGATATAGCCTCCGAAAACATTTTCAGCCTCTTCATACTTGGCTTTGAACTTCTCCGAATGTTCTCTGACCCAGACCGGAGGACCAATTCTTTTTTTGACGTTCGGAAGGGTACCTGAGATAAGTTCGAGCATGATTACGGTCTCGGGTTTCCCTGACCAGACCCCGGTTTTGATCACTGAAAAATCGTATTCGTTCAGGAGGGCAGCCGCAGCCTGTTCCATTTTATAGAGCTGCGGATAAAGCACGTCTTCTACAACGTCCGGGGTTTTGAAGACAACTGCAAGCTGGGAACTTTTCCGGCTGTCCAGCTTTTCAAGAAGTTCTTTATCTTCAAGCGGCAGGACCAGAGCAGAAAAAAAGAATTTGAGCTCAGGGTTTGCCAGAAACTCCCTGCAGTGATCTATAAACATGCAGAACCTGTCAAGAGAGAGGGCTGCTGCAACATTCCGCTTCGGGTCGGTCGGGTCTACTATAACAAGAGGCTCCGTATGTCCCATTTCCGAGTGCTGCATAATGTCTATTTTCTGTCCGGGTCTCCAGATACAGGCTGCTTTTACGGCATTTTCGAAAGAGCCGTAGTGAATTATAAGGAGTTCGGTCAGGTAGCCTGAAAAGCCCTGCGTCCTCAACTCCGAGCCGTAGACTCCGCCTCCGCGCATGAACTGCTTCATAAGCAGAACATCGTCTTCCCGCCCTTTTATGTGGGTTTTTACAAATTCATTGTGGAAAGGCGTCCTGTCAACTGCGGATTTTAGCTGGCATGCCGAAGCAACCCGAAAGCAGGGGACAAGGTCCACGTCAAAGCCTTTGAAAACAATGTTCAGGTAAGGATGTTCGGCATGACGGTCTTCGGCATGTTCCGCGTGTTTTGCCACTTCCCTTGCAATTGCCATGCCACTGATTTCCAGATCTCTTCTGTGTGTTTCTTCAGGAAAGCTGATAAAAACATCAATGTCATGGGTACCAGAGAGCCAGGTGCCTCTTGCAGCAGAACCGACCATTTTTACAAAAATATCCGATACACAAAGTTTCTCAGCTGCCGCTGTAACCTCTGCGGCCAGTTCCTCCTGAACTACTGTAAGTATTTTTCTTTCGGCTTCCGTAGGTTTAACCTTTTCAAGTACGGCAAGCTTCAGGTCTTCTGGAATGCTGGTGTACGTTTCCATGCCCGGGACGGCTCCATATGTTATTTTTTGATTCTGAAGGTAAGTTATTGATTTTTGATTGATTATTGATTTCAGATTGATTATTGATTATTATGAGATTATTGATTATTATGAGATTATTGATTTTTGATTGATTATTGATTTCAGATTGATTATTGATTATTATGAGATTATTGATTATTATGAGATTATTGATTTCAGATTGATTATTGATTTCAGATTGATTATTGATTATTATGAGATTATTGATTATTATGAGATTAT is drawn from Methanosarcina lacustris Z-7289 and contains these coding sequences:
- a CDS encoding phosphatase PAP2 family protein, which encodes MAVGYYVFVPKNLKSKSSSKMPNSAGISEILPYAILAVFIFMLMNFKTAIANFLGLEPYRNCDQYMLMLEGTEVYHFQSLMTPMLTYFSGIIYLLGFSFLLIFTFIILLSTRNTRTLKEYLISLVFICLASYPFYIFFPVNVTCHVLPGMVPLLYQMNPAILWIATICDPGLNNCFPSLHASISVVTTLFILFRTDLERYKVFAVLTTIFILFAILYLGIHWITDLIGGIILAFIAYFIAIRSFTTR
- a CDS encoding COG4705 family protein, which encodes MKLDVNMKNPSSSCEVTSDFSIGKQMLMKVPEVTIIFWIIKIMATTVGETAADFLNFSLNLGLTLTTLLMSGLLLIALFIQFRSKKYVPGIYWLAVVLISIVGTLITDNLVDNYGVALETTTIIFTLALLATFAVWYASEKTLSIHSIYTTRREAFYWSAILFTFSLGTAAGDLISEGLDLGYWKSAFMFAALIGIVTIAYYRFKLNAVSAFWIVYILTRPLGASLGDYLSQPLDAGGLALSTMGTSAVFLVMILGLVIYLTRTERDENSIME
- the cca gene encoding CCA tRNA nucleotidyltransferase, which produces METYTSIPEDLKLAVLEKVKPTEAERKILTVVQEELAAEVTAAAEKLCVSDIFVKMVGSAARGTWLSGTHDIDVFISFPEETHRRDLEISGMAIAREVAKHAEHAEDRHAEHPYLNIVFKGFDVDLVPCFRVASACQLKSAVDRTPFHNEFVKTHIKGREDDVLLMKQFMRGGGVYGSELRTQGFSGYLTELLIIHYGSFENAVKAACIWRPGQKIDIMQHSEMGHTEPLVIVDPTDPKRNVAAALSLDRFCMFIDHCREFLANPELKFFFSALVLPLEDKELLEKLDSRKSSQLAVVFKTPDVVEDVLYPQLYKMEQAAAALLNEYDFSVIKTGVWSGKPETVIMLELISGTLPNVKKRIGPPVWVREHSEKFKAKYEEAENVFGGYIENGKYVFEIQRKYPTAKGLLEEQLVNCSLGKQVHQSVSEGFEVIEDAEVCRLKDPDFRVFLRKWL